A single window of Rhodococcus jostii RHA1 DNA harbors:
- the coaA gene encoding type I pantothenate kinase, with amino-acid sequence MARTSESSPYVEFDRKQWRTLRKSTPLVLTEEELYGLRGLGEQIDLEEVAEVYLPLSRLIHLQVAARQRLFAATATFLGEKHPDQQVPFVIGVAGSVAVGKSTTARVLQALLARWEHHPRVDLVTTDGFLYPTAELNRRGIMHRKGFPESYDRRKLLRFVTEVKSGAEEVAAPVYSHISYDIIPGQYHLIRQPDILIIEGLNVLQTGPRLMVSDLFDFSIYVDARIEDIENWYIQRFLALRKTSFSDPDAHFHHYAGLSDRDATAAAQEIWHNINRPNLVENILPTRPRATLVLRKDANHSINRLRLRKL; translated from the coding sequence ATGGCGCGGACGAGCGAGTCCAGTCCGTACGTCGAATTCGACCGGAAGCAGTGGCGCACACTGCGTAAGTCGACGCCACTAGTCCTGACCGAGGAAGAGCTGTACGGACTGCGCGGCCTCGGCGAGCAGATCGACCTCGAAGAGGTCGCGGAGGTGTACCTGCCGCTGTCGCGTCTCATCCACCTCCAGGTCGCGGCCAGGCAGCGACTGTTCGCCGCGACCGCGACGTTCCTCGGCGAGAAGCACCCCGACCAGCAGGTGCCGTTCGTGATCGGCGTCGCCGGCAGTGTGGCGGTCGGCAAATCCACCACGGCCCGTGTCCTCCAGGCCCTCCTTGCGCGGTGGGAGCACCACCCGCGCGTCGACCTGGTGACGACTGACGGCTTCCTGTATCCGACGGCCGAACTGAACCGCCGTGGGATCATGCACCGCAAGGGCTTTCCCGAGAGTTACGACCGCCGGAAGCTGCTGCGGTTCGTCACCGAGGTGAAGTCGGGGGCCGAGGAAGTGGCCGCACCGGTCTATTCACACATCTCGTACGACATCATCCCGGGCCAGTACCACCTGATCCGGCAGCCCGACATCCTCATCATCGAGGGTCTCAACGTGCTGCAGACCGGACCGCGGCTGATGGTGTCGGACCTGTTCGACTTCTCGATCTACGTCGACGCCCGCATCGAGGACATCGAGAACTGGTACATCCAGCGTTTTCTCGCGCTGCGGAAGACGTCGTTCTCCGACCCCGACGCGCACTTCCACCACTACGCCGGATTGTCCGACCGGGACGCGACGGCTGCCGCTCAGGAGATCTGGCACAACATCAACCGGCCGAACCTCGTGGAGAACATCCTGCCGACGCGTCCGCGTGCCACGCTCGTGCTGCGCAAGGACGCCAATCATTCGATCAACCGGCTGCGGCTGCGGAAGCTGTAG
- the glyA gene encoding serine hydroxymethyltransferase, with protein sequence MTAVPGTDVNTAPLAELDPEVAQAMAGELARQRDTLEMIASENFVPRAVLQAQGSVLTNKYAEGYPGRRYYGGCEHVDVVEDLARNRAKELFGADFANVQPHSGAQANAAVLMALMNPGEKLLGLDLAHGGHLTHGMKLNFSGKLYDVESYGVSKEDHRIDMDEVRKIAVAAQPKVIVAGWSAYPRHEDFAAFRSIADEVGAYLWVDMAHFAGLVAAGLHPSPVPYADVVSSTVHKTLGGPRSGLILAKQEWAKKLNSAVFPGQQGGPLMHAIAAKAVSLKIAGTEEFKDRQQRTLTGAKILAERLTGADVADKGVSVLTGGTDVHLVLVDLRNSQLDGQQGEDLLHEVGITVNRNAVPFDPRPPMVTSGLRIGTAALASRGFGDEQFTEVADIIGTALAGSSDVETLKSRVSKLAADFPLYEGLEDWRLI encoded by the coding sequence ATGACCGCTGTGCCCGGTACCGACGTCAACACGGCCCCCCTCGCCGAACTCGACCCCGAAGTCGCCCAGGCCATGGCAGGTGAGCTGGCCCGTCAGCGCGACACGCTGGAGATGATCGCGTCGGAGAACTTCGTTCCCCGCGCGGTCCTCCAGGCGCAGGGCAGCGTCCTCACCAACAAGTACGCCGAGGGATACCCGGGACGCCGCTACTACGGCGGCTGCGAGCACGTCGACGTCGTCGAGGATCTCGCCCGTAACCGCGCCAAGGAACTGTTCGGCGCCGACTTCGCGAACGTCCAGCCGCACTCCGGCGCGCAGGCCAACGCGGCGGTCCTGATGGCCCTGATGAACCCGGGTGAGAAGCTCCTCGGCCTCGACCTGGCGCACGGCGGTCACCTCACGCACGGCATGAAGCTGAACTTCTCCGGCAAGCTCTACGACGTCGAGTCGTACGGGGTCAGCAAGGAAGACCACCGCATCGACATGGACGAGGTCCGCAAGATCGCCGTCGCCGCGCAGCCGAAGGTCATCGTCGCCGGCTGGTCCGCCTACCCGCGTCACGAGGACTTCGCCGCGTTCCGGTCGATCGCCGACGAGGTCGGCGCGTACCTGTGGGTCGACATGGCGCACTTCGCCGGCCTGGTCGCGGCCGGCCTGCACCCGTCGCCCGTGCCCTACGCCGACGTCGTGTCCAGCACCGTCCACAAGACGCTCGGCGGGCCGCGCTCCGGCCTGATCCTCGCCAAGCAGGAATGGGCGAAGAAGCTCAACTCCGCCGTCTTCCCCGGCCAGCAGGGCGGGCCGCTGATGCACGCCATCGCCGCCAAGGCCGTCTCCCTGAAGATCGCGGGCACCGAGGAGTTCAAGGACCGTCAGCAGCGCACCCTGACCGGCGCGAAGATCCTCGCCGAGCGTCTGACCGGCGCGGATGTCGCCGACAAGGGCGTCAGCGTCCTCACCGGCGGCACCGACGTCCACCTCGTGCTCGTCGACCTGCGCAACTCGCAGCTCGACGGCCAGCAGGGTGAGGACCTTCTTCACGAGGTCGGCATCACCGTCAACCGCAACGCGGTGCCGTTCGACCCGCGCCCGCCGATGGTCACGTCCGGCCTCCGGATCGGTACCGCGGCGCTCGCATCGCGTGGATTCGGGGACGAGCAGTTCACCGAGGTCGCCGACATCATCGGCACCGCACTCGCCGGATCGTCCGACGTCGAGACGCTGAAGTCCCGCGTGTCGAAGCTCGCCGCCGACTTCCCGCTGTACGAGGGTCTCGAGGACTGGCGCCTGATCTAG
- a CDS encoding PhoH family protein: MTASRSVSARVGRSSAAPRKSSDSAVRTFVLDTSVLLSDPWAVTRFAEHRVVLPLVVISELEGKRHHHELGWFARESLRMLDDLRLEYGRLDQPVPIGTEGGTLQVELNHTDPSVLPVGFRTDSNDSRILACALNLEAEGGDVVLVSKDIPMRVKAGAVGLPADEYHAHDVVPSGWTGMTELDVASSSIDELFSEGVVDLEEAREFPCHTGIRLLGGSSSALGRVNADKRVQLVRGEREAFGLHGRSAEQRIALDILLDDSVGIVSLGGKAGTGKSALALTAGLEAVLERRTQRKVVVFRPLYAVGGQELGYLPGSESEKMGPWAQAVFDTLDGLASTEVMDEVISRGMLEVLPLTHIRGRSLHDSFVIVDEAQSLERNVLLTVLSRLGTGSRVILTHDVAQRDNLRVGRHDGVAAVIEKLKGHPLFAHITLTRSERSPIAALVTEMLEEFGPTP, from the coding sequence GTGACTGCTTCACGCTCCGTCTCAGCCCGCGTCGGACGTTCGTCCGCCGCCCCCAGGAAATCGTCGGATTCTGCAGTTCGTACATTCGTACTCGACACCTCCGTACTGCTGTCCGACCCCTGGGCCGTCACCAGGTTCGCCGAGCATCGTGTGGTGCTTCCCCTCGTCGTGATCAGCGAGCTCGAAGGGAAGCGGCACCACCACGAGTTGGGATGGTTCGCAAGAGAATCGCTGCGCATGCTCGACGACCTCCGGCTGGAATACGGTCGTCTCGACCAGCCCGTGCCGATCGGCACCGAGGGCGGCACCTTGCAGGTCGAGCTGAACCACACCGACCCGTCGGTTCTCCCGGTCGGATTCCGCACGGACAGTAACGATTCGAGGATTTTGGCCTGCGCCCTGAACCTCGAGGCCGAGGGCGGTGACGTCGTCCTGGTCAGCAAGGACATCCCGATGCGTGTGAAGGCCGGTGCGGTGGGTCTTCCCGCCGACGAGTACCACGCCCACGACGTCGTTCCGTCCGGTTGGACGGGTATGACCGAACTGGATGTGGCGTCCTCGTCGATCGACGAACTGTTCTCCGAGGGCGTCGTCGACCTGGAGGAAGCTCGGGAGTTTCCGTGCCACACGGGTATTCGGCTGCTGGGCGGTTCGTCGAGCGCACTGGGCCGCGTGAACGCCGACAAGCGGGTGCAGTTGGTGCGGGGGGAGCGTGAGGCATTCGGTCTGCACGGACGTTCGGCCGAGCAGCGGATCGCCCTGGACATCCTGCTGGACGACAGTGTGGGCATCGTGTCGCTGGGCGGCAAGGCGGGCACCGGCAAGTCGGCGCTGGCGTTGACGGCGGGGCTGGAGGCGGTGCTCGAGCGCCGTACCCAGCGGAAAGTCGTTGTCTTCCGGCCGCTCTACGCGGTGGGCGGGCAGGAACTCGGCTACCTGCCGGGTAGTGAGAGCGAGAAGATGGGCCCGTGGGCCCAGGCGGTCTTCGACACTCTCGACGGCCTTGCCAGCACCGAGGTGATGGACGAGGTGATCAGTCGCGGCATGCTGGAAGTGTTGCCACTCACGCATATTCGCGGACGGTCATTGCACGATTCGTTCGTGATCGTGGACGAGGCGCAGTCGCTGGAACGCAATGTGCTGCTCACGGTGCTGTCCCGGCTCGGCACCGGCTCCCGGGTTATCCTCACCCACGACGTCGCGCAGCGCGACAACCTGAGGGTCGGACGTCATGACGGTGTGGCCGCGGTGATCGAGAAGCTCAAGGGGCATCCGCTGTTCGCGCACATCACGTTGACGCGCAGTGAGCGTTCGCCGATCGCGGCGCTCGTGACGGAGATGCTGGAGGAGTTCGGTCCGACGCCGTAG
- a CDS encoding limonene-1,2-epoxide hydrolase family protein, translated as MSTNSHAPTGTARTDTADVQVVRAFLDALVAGDPDAAQQYLHQDIVWHNVSLPKIRGLGAVMRILRGMSRPGVGFDVRLHHIAGDGTAVLTERTDVLIYKRLRSEFWVCGTFEMKDGKIAVWRDYFSSRDFLWGTLKGIVRAF; from the coding sequence ATGAGCACGAACTCGCACGCACCCACGGGAACCGCTCGAACGGACACGGCAGATGTCCAGGTGGTCCGGGCATTCCTGGACGCACTCGTCGCAGGCGACCCGGACGCCGCGCAGCAGTATCTGCACCAGGACATCGTGTGGCACAACGTGTCGCTGCCCAAGATCCGCGGCCTCGGCGCCGTCATGCGGATACTCCGCGGAATGAGCCGCCCCGGTGTCGGATTCGACGTGCGCCTGCACCACATCGCCGGCGACGGTACGGCCGTGCTGACCGAACGCACGGACGTCCTGATCTACAAGCGGCTGCGCAGCGAATTCTGGGTGTGCGGCACGTTCGAGATGAAGGACGGCAAGATCGCCGTCTGGCGCGACTACTTCAGCAGCCGGGACTTCCTGTGGGGCACGCTCAAAGGGATCGTGCGCGCCTTCTGA
- a CDS encoding serine hydrolase, producing MRRQRNLTILLSALALGGSLVTGCGSGSDDAGSDASPTSESSQPPNPGTVAGVDIPDGQIDDAVGRLDELANELMESSGLPGMAIAVVHGGQTVYAKGFGVREAGTDQKVDADTVFQLASMSKSVGSTVVAHQVDAGVVGWDTPVVSKSPGFALADPWVTEHVTVGDLYSHRSGLPDHAGDLLEDLGYNQQQVLDKLRLEPLNPFRITYEYTNFGLTAAAEAVAAASGTDWATLSEQTIYRPLGMSSTSSRFADYQARSDRAVAHQLVDGKYVADAVRDPDAQSPAGGVSSSVNDMGKWLAMLLADGTFEGKEIVSPEALLPAVSPQMVSSPPRSMDSRPGSYGYGFNVSTTPAGRVSLSHSGGFQLGVATNFVAIPSADVAIVALTNGSPIGIPESLTAEFADLVQFGEIREDWRSLYRQAIAPMDEPEGSLVGQTAPANPAPPQPLPTYAGTYGNPYWGPAVVTESNGALTLQLGPAGQTFPLTHWDGDTFTFTPRGENAPPGTISKATFAGNNVTLEFYDTEGRGTFVR from the coding sequence ATGCGCAGACAGCGGAACCTGACGATACTTCTGTCGGCTCTCGCGCTCGGCGGGTCACTCGTGACGGGTTGCGGCTCCGGCTCCGACGACGCCGGTTCCGACGCGAGCCCCACCTCGGAGTCGTCGCAGCCGCCGAACCCGGGGACGGTCGCGGGCGTCGACATCCCCGACGGTCAGATCGACGACGCCGTGGGCCGTCTCGACGAACTGGCGAACGAGTTGATGGAGAGTTCCGGGCTGCCGGGTATGGCGATCGCCGTCGTCCACGGTGGGCAGACCGTGTACGCGAAGGGGTTCGGCGTGCGCGAGGCGGGCACCGATCAGAAGGTGGACGCCGACACCGTGTTCCAGCTGGCGTCGATGTCGAAATCGGTGGGGTCCACGGTGGTGGCGCATCAGGTCGATGCCGGCGTCGTCGGCTGGGACACTCCCGTGGTGTCCAAGTCGCCCGGTTTCGCGCTCGCCGACCCATGGGTCACCGAGCACGTCACGGTGGGCGATCTGTACTCGCACCGATCGGGGCTGCCCGACCACGCCGGCGATCTGCTCGAGGACCTGGGTTACAACCAGCAGCAGGTGCTCGACAAGCTCCGGCTCGAACCGCTGAACCCGTTCCGGATCACCTACGAGTACACCAACTTCGGCCTGACCGCGGCGGCGGAGGCCGTCGCGGCGGCGTCCGGGACAGATTGGGCCACGCTGTCCGAGCAGACGATCTACCGGCCGCTCGGGATGTCCTCCACGAGTTCGCGATTCGCCGACTATCAGGCACGCAGCGACCGCGCAGTCGCGCACCAGCTCGTCGACGGCAAGTACGTCGCCGACGCGGTACGCGACCCCGACGCCCAGTCCCCTGCAGGCGGGGTGAGCTCCTCCGTCAACGATATGGGCAAATGGCTGGCGATGCTGCTGGCCGACGGAACGTTCGAGGGCAAGGAGATCGTGTCACCCGAGGCGCTGCTCCCCGCGGTCAGTCCTCAGATGGTGTCCAGCCCACCGCGGTCGATGGACAGCCGTCCGGGGTCGTACGGGTACGGGTTCAACGTGTCGACCACCCCGGCAGGGCGGGTCTCCCTCAGCCACTCCGGCGGGTTCCAGCTCGGGGTGGCGACGAACTTCGTCGCGATACCGTCCGCCGACGTCGCCATCGTCGCGCTGACCAACGGGTCGCCCATCGGCATTCCCGAGTCCCTCACCGCCGAGTTCGCCGACCTCGTCCAGTTCGGGGAGATCCGTGAGGACTGGAGGTCGTTGTACCGGCAGGCGATCGCGCCGATGGACGAGCCCGAGGGTAGTCTCGTCGGCCAGACGGCCCCCGCGAACCCAGCACCGCCGCAACCCCTCCCGACCTACGCCGGCACCTACGGCAACCCGTATTGGGGCCCCGCCGTCGTCACCGAGAGCAACGGTGCGCTGACGCTCCAACTCGGGCCCGCCGGGCAGACCTTCCCACTCACCCACTGGGACGGCGACACCTTCACCTTCACACCCCGCGGTGAGAACGCCCCACCTGGAACCATCTCGAAGGCGACGTTCGCCGGCAACAACGTCACACTCGAGTTCTACGACACGGAAGGCCGGGGTACATTCGTCCGCTGA
- a CDS encoding acyl-ACP desaturase: MPIEKNDSQLLSELAPVVDENLTRHIAEADGWQPHDLVPWDQGKNFAFMGGTDWSADQSTLSDVEALALTVGVLVADNVPAYHREIAKHLAQVGPWWRWVGRWTAEENRHSIVLRNYLMVTRAVDPVALERARMDEMVRGYAMPPMHLLEMLANSAFEEKAAAVRHHNTAALGEDPLVAVIAERLATDDELQSLFYRNIVEAAFELVPDQTMRAIASRIEAFDVPSVALPGGTDSTAVLAEAGIYDPAQQGEKVFAPLLRSWNIAGRSDLGPEGEKARDELSALL, from the coding sequence ATGCCGATTGAAAAGAACGACTCGCAGCTGCTCAGTGAGCTGGCCCCGGTGGTGGACGAAAACCTGACACGTCACATCGCCGAGGCGGACGGCTGGCAGCCGCACGATCTGGTCCCGTGGGACCAGGGCAAGAACTTCGCGTTCATGGGTGGAACGGATTGGTCGGCAGATCAGTCGACCCTGAGCGACGTCGAGGCGCTCGCGTTGACCGTGGGTGTGCTGGTGGCGGACAACGTCCCCGCGTACCACCGGGAGATCGCCAAGCACCTCGCCCAGGTGGGTCCGTGGTGGCGCTGGGTGGGCCGCTGGACCGCGGAGGAGAACCGGCACTCCATCGTGCTCCGGAACTACCTGATGGTGACGCGCGCCGTCGACCCCGTTGCCCTCGAGCGCGCCCGGATGGACGAGATGGTCCGCGGCTACGCGATGCCGCCGATGCACCTGCTCGAGATGCTCGCGAATTCCGCGTTCGAGGAGAAGGCCGCGGCGGTCCGTCATCACAACACGGCGGCACTCGGCGAGGACCCGCTGGTGGCAGTGATCGCCGAGCGGCTGGCCACGGACGACGAACTGCAGTCGCTGTTCTACCGGAACATCGTCGAGGCCGCGTTCGAGCTGGTACCCGACCAGACGATGCGGGCCATCGCGTCGCGGATCGAGGCCTTCGACGTACCGAGCGTGGCCCTGCCCGGCGGAACCGACAGCACCGCGGTGCTCGCCGAGGCCGGCATCTACGACCCCGCCCAGCAAGGGGAGAAGGTGTTCGCCCCGCTGCTCCGCTCCTGGAACATCGCCGGGCGCTCCGATCTCGGCCCCGAGGGCGAGAAGGCCCGCGACGAGCTGTCCGCGCTGCTGTAG
- a CDS encoding class II fumarate hydratase: protein MTESNEQKYRIEHDTMGEVRVPVDALWRAQTQRAVENFPISGRGLERTQIRAMGLLKAACAQVNKDLGLLDAEKADAIIAAAGEIAEGKHDDQFPIDVFQTGSGTSSNMNANEVIASIAAANGVVVHPNDDVNMSQSSNDTFPTATHVAATESAVKDLLPALDHLRLALLDKSTEWKTVVKSGRTHLMDAVPVTLGQEFGGYARQMEAGMERVVACLPRLGELPIGGTAVGTGLNAPDGFGPKVVAELVKATGVDALTPAKNSFEAQAARDGLVEASGALRTIAVSLTKIANDIRWMGSGPLTGLGEIRLPDLQPGSSIMPGKVNPVLPEAATQVAAQVVGNDAAVAWGGAAGAFELNVYIPMMARNLLESLTLLANVTRLFADRCVVGLVANIEHLKTLAESSPSIVTPLNSAIGYEEAAAVAKQALKEKKTIRETVVDRGLIGDKLSEEELDKRLDVLAMAKVED, encoded by the coding sequence ATGACCGAGAGCAACGAGCAGAAGTACCGGATCGAACACGACACCATGGGCGAGGTGCGGGTGCCCGTGGATGCCCTGTGGCGCGCGCAAACTCAGCGCGCCGTCGAGAACTTCCCGATCAGCGGTCGAGGTCTCGAGCGCACCCAGATACGTGCAATGGGTCTGCTGAAGGCAGCCTGCGCGCAGGTCAACAAGGACCTCGGCCTCCTCGACGCCGAGAAGGCGGACGCCATCATCGCGGCGGCGGGCGAGATCGCCGAAGGCAAGCACGACGATCAGTTCCCCATCGACGTCTTCCAAACAGGCTCGGGCACCAGTTCCAACATGAACGCCAACGAGGTGATCGCGTCGATCGCCGCGGCGAACGGCGTGGTCGTCCACCCCAACGACGACGTCAACATGTCGCAGTCGTCCAACGACACCTTTCCCACCGCGACGCACGTCGCGGCCACCGAGTCCGCGGTCAAGGACCTCCTCCCCGCCCTCGACCACCTGCGCCTGGCCCTGCTCGACAAGTCCACCGAGTGGAAGACCGTCGTGAAGTCGGGCCGCACCCACCTCATGGACGCCGTTCCGGTGACCCTCGGCCAGGAGTTCGGCGGTTACGCCCGCCAGATGGAGGCGGGGATGGAGCGGGTCGTGGCCTGCCTTCCCCGGCTCGGTGAGCTGCCCATCGGCGGCACCGCGGTCGGAACGGGGCTCAATGCCCCCGACGGGTTCGGCCCGAAGGTCGTCGCCGAACTGGTCAAGGCGACGGGTGTCGACGCCCTCACACCGGCGAAGAACAGTTTCGAGGCGCAGGCGGCGCGGGACGGCCTGGTGGAGGCGTCCGGCGCACTGCGCACGATCGCGGTGTCCTTGACCAAGATCGCCAACGACATCCGGTGGATGGGATCGGGACCGCTGACCGGTCTCGGCGAGATCCGTCTCCCCGACCTGCAGCCCGGCAGTTCGATCATGCCCGGCAAGGTCAATCCGGTGCTCCCGGAGGCGGCCACCCAGGTCGCCGCACAGGTGGTCGGCAACGATGCCGCGGTCGCCTGGGGCGGTGCCGCGGGCGCATTCGAGCTCAACGTCTACATCCCGATGATGGCGCGGAACCTGCTCGAATCGCTGACGTTGCTGGCCAACGTCACGCGGCTGTTCGCCGACCGGTGCGTCGTCGGGCTCGTCGCGAACATCGAGCACCTCAAGACCCTCGCGGAATCGTCGCCGTCCATCGTGACGCCACTGAACTCCGCGATCGGGTACGAGGAGGCGGCGGCCGTCGCCAAGCAGGCGCTGAAGGAGAAGAAGACCATCCGCGAGACCGTCGTCGACCGTGGTCTGATCGGCGACAAGCTGAGCGAGGAGGAACTCGACAAGCGTCTCGACGTGCTGGCGATGGCGAAGGTCGAGGACTGA
- the glpX gene encoding class II fructose-bisphosphatase — translation MTASTTSSRREAPDRNLALELVRVTEAGAMAAGRWVGRGDKEGGDGAAVDAMRQLVSSVSMRGVVVIGEGEKDEAPMLFNGEEVGNGDGPDCDFAVDPVDGTTLMAKGMPNAIAVLAVAERGAMFDPSAVFYMEKIAVGPDAADVIDITAPVAENIKRVAKVRKASPSDVTVCILDRPRHARLIQEVRDTGARIRLISDGDVAGAIAAARPESGTDILIGTGGTPEGIIAAAAMRCMGGSLQGRLAPTDDAERQKAIDAGHDLDRVLTTEDLVSGENVFFCATGVTDGDLLRGVRYYGGGASTQSIVMRSKSGTVRMIDAYHRLEKLREYSSVDFTGEDGAVPPTF, via the coding sequence ATGACGGCTAGCACCACTTCGAGTCGCCGCGAGGCCCCGGACCGAAATCTTGCTCTGGAATTGGTCCGAGTCACCGAGGCTGGTGCGATGGCTGCCGGTCGCTGGGTCGGCCGTGGCGACAAGGAGGGTGGCGACGGCGCCGCCGTCGACGCCATGCGCCAGCTCGTGAGCTCGGTCTCGATGCGCGGCGTCGTCGTCATCGGCGAGGGCGAGAAGGACGAAGCCCCGATGCTGTTCAACGGCGAAGAGGTCGGCAACGGCGACGGACCCGACTGCGACTTCGCCGTCGACCCGGTCGACGGAACGACCCTGATGGCGAAGGGCATGCCCAACGCGATCGCCGTCCTCGCGGTCGCCGAGCGCGGCGCGATGTTCGACCCGTCCGCCGTGTTCTACATGGAGAAGATCGCCGTCGGCCCCGACGCCGCCGATGTCATCGACATCACAGCGCCCGTCGCCGAGAACATCAAGCGCGTCGCGAAGGTCCGCAAGGCGTCCCCCTCCGACGTGACGGTCTGCATCCTCGACCGTCCCCGGCACGCCAGGCTCATCCAGGAGGTCCGGGACACCGGCGCCCGGATCCGTCTCATCTCCGACGGCGACGTCGCGGGTGCGATCGCCGCCGCGCGGCCCGAGTCGGGCACCGACATCCTGATCGGCACCGGCGGCACGCCGGAGGGCATCATCGCCGCCGCCGCCATGCGCTGTATGGGTGGTTCGCTGCAGGGCCGGCTGGCCCCCACCGACGACGCCGAGCGTCAGAAGGCCATCGACGCAGGCCACGACCTGGACCGCGTGCTCACCACCGAAGATCTCGTGTCCGGTGAGAACGTCTTCTTCTGCGCCACCGGCGTCACGGACGGCGACCTGCTCCGCGGTGTCCGCTACTACGGCGGCGGCGCCTCGACCCAGTCGATCGTGATGCGGTCGAAGTCGGGCACCGTCCGCATGATCGACGCGTACCACCGTCTCGAGAAGCTGCGCGAGTACTCGTCCGTGGACTTCACGGGCGAAGACGGCGCCGTTCCGCCGACGTTCTAG
- a CDS encoding DUF4245 domain-containing protein — protein MASDKPRILHNNRDMVWSLVPLVLFCVLIAGIASQCTFSPGGPTSGPIPSFDVDAALKYDAQDLPFPVRKPETPEGWTPNSGSRSIVSGDGGGDSSTVGFITEAGRYIQLTQSNAVETVLVPFVAGGPRTATGTEDVAGHSWIVYGGEGVEPIWVSDFGDVRLLVTGSASPEAFEQLATAAADAPILAA, from the coding sequence GTGGCATCCGATAAACCCCGCATCCTGCACAACAACCGCGACATGGTGTGGTCGCTCGTACCCCTTGTCCTGTTCTGCGTACTGATCGCGGGTATCGCCAGCCAGTGCACGTTCAGCCCGGGCGGACCCACCAGTGGCCCGATCCCCAGCTTCGACGTCGACGCGGCGCTGAAATACGACGCACAGGACCTTCCGTTCCCGGTGCGCAAGCCGGAGACGCCGGAGGGCTGGACGCCCAACTCGGGCAGCCGCAGCATCGTCAGCGGCGACGGCGGCGGCGATTCGAGCACCGTCGGCTTCATCACCGAGGCCGGCCGCTACATCCAGCTGACGCAGAGCAACGCCGTCGAGACGGTGCTCGTGCCGTTCGTCGCCGGCGGTCCGCGTACGGCGACGGGAACCGAGGACGTCGCAGGTCACAGCTGGATCGTGTACGGCGGGGAGGGTGTCGAGCCGATCTGGGTCTCCGACTTCGGCGACGTTCGGCTCCTCGTGACGGGCAGTGCATCACCCGAGGCGTTCGAGCAGCTCGCCACCGCCGCGGCCGACGCCCCGATCCTCGCCGCCTGA
- a CDS encoding exodeoxyribonuclease VII small subunit, producing MSKPTGNDTDIAELGYEAARDELVDVVKVLEQGGLDLDASLALWERGEALAKRCEEHLAGARKRVETALAHADDED from the coding sequence ATGAGCAAGCCCACCGGAAACGACACCGACATCGCGGAGCTCGGTTACGAGGCGGCGCGCGACGAACTCGTCGACGTGGTCAAGGTGCTCGAACAGGGCGGCCTCGACCTCGACGCGTCACTCGCGCTGTGGGAGCGGGGCGAGGCCCTGGCCAAACGCTGCGAGGAGCACCTCGCCGGGGCACGCAAGCGCGTCGAGACGGCCCTCGCCCACGCCGACGACGAGGACTGA